A genomic window from Lotus japonicus ecotype B-129 chromosome 1, LjGifu_v1.2 includes:
- the LOC130733553 gene encoding abscisic acid receptor PYL4-like: protein MPSPIQLHRYNHHATDTATATAMANGVNCPKQPQTRRFSLSSARVTAPETVSRHHAHVVGPSQCCSVVVQHVDAPVSTVWSVVRRFDNPQAYKHFVKTCRVVSVSGDGGIHVGALREVRVVSGLPAASSTERLEILDDEGHVMSFSVVGGDNRLRNYKSVTTVHGDGNGGTVVIESYVVDVPHGNTKEETCIFVDTIVRCNLQSLAQIAENMMMN, encoded by the coding sequence ATGCCTTCCCCTATTCAACTCCACCGATACAACCACCACGCCACCGACACAGCCACCGCAACCGCCATGGCAAACGGCGTGAACTGCCCTAAACAACCCCAGACACGCCGCTTCTCTCTCTCCTCCGCTAGAGTAACCGCCCCGGAGACAGTCTCCCGGCACCACGCCCATGTGGTGGGGCCCAGCCAGTGCTGCTCCGTGGTGGTGCAGCACGTCGACGCCCCAGTCTCCACCGTGTGGTCAGTTGTACGGCGGTTCGACAACCCGCAGGCGTACAAGCACTTCGTGAAGACCTGCCGCGTGGTCTCCGTCTCCGGCGACGGCGGTATTCACGTCGGCGCGCTGCGGGAGGTACGTGTGGTGTCGGGGCTTCCGGCGGCGTCGAGCACGGAGAGGCTGGAGATCCTGGACGACGAGGGGCACGTGATGAGCTTCAGTGTCGTCGGCGGCGACAACCGCCTGAGGAATTATAAGTCGGTTACGACGGTGCACGGTGACGGAAACGGAGGGACGGTGGTGATAGAGTCGTATGTGGTTGATGTGCCGCACGGGAATACGAAGGAAGAGACTTGCATTTTCGTTGACACGATCGTTCGCTGCAATTTGCAGTCTCTGGCTCAGATCGCAGAAAAcatgatgatgaattga